A DNA window from Arachis duranensis cultivar V14167 chromosome 3, aradu.V14167.gnm2.J7QH, whole genome shotgun sequence contains the following coding sequences:
- the LOC107477994 gene encoding uncharacterized protein LOC107477994, producing the protein MAPVAPRSGDAIFANIERVNAELFTLTYGAIVRQLLTDLEEVEEVNKQLEQMGYNIGIRLIDEFLAKSNVSRCVDFRETADVIAKVGFKMFLGVTASVSNWDAEGTCCSIILEDNPLVDFVELPDTCQGLYYCNMLSGVIRGALEMVSMKTEVTWIRDVLRGDDVFELQVKLLKQVPEEYPYKDDE; encoded by the exons ATGGCTCCAGTTGCTCCTCGTTCCGGCGACGCCATCTTCGCTAACATCGAGCGTGTT AATGCGGAGCTTTTTACTCTAACGTATGGCGCGATTGTGCGTCAATTGCTCACGGATCTGGAAGAGGTTGAAGAGGTGAACAAGCAGCTTGAACAAAT GGGTTATAACATTGGAATCCGTTTGATTGACGAATTTTTAGCAAAATCCAATGTCTCAAGGTGCGTTGATTTCAGAGAGACTGCTGATGTAATCGCAAAG GTTGGTTTTAAGATGTTCCTTGGTGTTACTGCATCTGTGAGCAACTGGGATGCTGAAGGTACATGTTGTAGTATCATTTTGGAGGATAATCCTTTGGTAGACTTTGTTGAGCTTCCTGACACCTGTCAAGGTCTTTACTATTGCAACATGTTAAGTGGTGTCATTAGAGGAGCCTTAGAGATG GTGTCAATGAAGACTGAGGTCACTTGGATCCGCGATGTGCTTCGAGGTGATGATGTGTTTGAGTTGCAGGTAAAACTTCTCAAGCAGGTCCCCGAGGAGTATCCATACAAGGATGATGAGTGA